GGCCCGGCATGATCAGCAGCGGCAGGTAGCCGACCAGGAAGGCCACCGCGAGCATGGGCAGCCGGGCCGGGCCGCCCGTCTTGGCGCGGGTGTAGAGCAGCCCGCCGGTCAGTGCGCCGACCGCCTGCGCGGCCAGCAGCCAGCCGCTGAGCCCGCGGTCTCCGGCGGCCTCGGCGTAGCCGGTGACGGCCACCGGGATGCTGCCGACCGCCGCGCCGAGGCAGCTCACGCCGAGGATCAGCACGACGAAGCGGGGCACCCGCAGCGGGCCGGCCCAGTGCCGGGGCGCGGGCGTGCCACGCCAGACCCGGACCGGTCGCGACAGGGCGAACACGGTCGCGCCGGCGACCTGGCAGGCGGCTGCCGCGACGAGCCCGGCCGGCGGACCGGCGATCGCGACGGCGGCCAGCGTGACCAGGGGGCCGACCACGAAGATCACTTCTTGCAGCGCGATGTCGAGCGTGTAGGCGGCCGGGACCGCCGGCGGTGGCACCAGCGCCGGCCAGAGCGCCCGCAGGCAGGCCTCCAGCGGCGGGGTGCCGAGCCCGGCGAGCGCCGCACCGACGATGGTCACGGCGAGGTCGCCGCCGCCGGCCGCGACGGCGAGGAAGCCGATGGCGGACAGTGAGGTCGAGCCGTAGAGGACCGGCGGCTGCCGCCAGCGGTCGACGGCGCGGGCGAGCAACGGGGCGCTGATCGCCATCCCGGCGGTGTAGACGGCGACGACCAGCCCGGCGAGCACGAGGCTGACCGACTCGCGGGCGAACAGCAGCAGGGCCAGCGGCCCGGCGGCCAGGGGAAGGCGGCCGACCTGGCTGGCGGCCAGCAGGGTGGGCACCCGCGGCGCGCGCAACACTGCGCGGACGCCGGGCGGCGGCGTGGTTTCGGCAGTGGGCGTAACTGTAGACATAGGACATCGCTCCCGGATGTCGAAGGGACGTGCGGACGCAGGAAAGGTCCGCGCGTCAGGGAGCGAAGTCGCCGCGCTTGTGGTCGTCGCCGTAGAGCGGCAGCGGCGGAGTGATCCAGCGAGCGAAGACGGCCGCGGAGATCACGCCCGCATTCTAACCGGCTCGGCGCCGAGCCGCCGCCCCGTGGGTCAGCGGTCCATCGAGATTGACTGTGATCATTCGGGCCGCTAATTTCGGACCGTCAGGGAGGAAGCTGCCCCATGAGCGCTGACAGCGACGGCGTCCGCTGCATGCAGCTGCGCGGGGGCAGTTCCAAGGGCGCCTACTTTCTCGGCGCCGACCTGCCCGCCGACCCTGACGCGCGGGCCGACCTGCTGCTGCGGATCATGGGTTCGCCCGACGAGCGGCAGATCGACGGCATCGGCGGCGGCCACCCGCTGACCAGCAAGGTCGCCGTGGTCAGCCGGTCGACCGACGACGGCGCCGACGTCGACTACCTGTTCCTCCAGGTGGTGCCCGACCGGGCGATCGTCACCGCCGCGCAGACCTGCGGCAACCTGCTCGCCGGCGTCGGGCCCTTCGCCATCGAGCGCGGCCTCGTCGCGGTGTCGAGCGAGACCACCGAGGTGCGGATCCGGATCATGAACCCCACCATCGGGTACGCGCGAGCGCGCATCAGCACGCCCGCCGGCCGGGTGCGTTACGCCGGCGACACGGTCATGGCGGGCACCCCGTTCCCGGCCGCCCCGATCGAGATCGAGTTTCCCGGCAGCGACCGGCCGCTCTTCCCGACCGGCCGCCTGATCGACCGGTTCGCCGGCATCGAAGTCACCTGCGTCGACGCGGGCATGCCGGTTGTTCTCATCCGCGCCAAGGATCTCGACCTCGACGGCACCGAATTACCGGCCACATTGGAAGCATCCGCAATCCGATCCACTGTGGAGGAAATTCGCCGCGCGGCCGGCCCTGCGATGGGCCTTGGCGACGTCACCGACACCACCGTCCCGAAGATCACGATCTTCGCACCGCCCCGGCATGGCGGCGCCATCACCACCCGGACCTTCATCCCGCACCGGGTGCACGCGGCGATCGGTGTGCTGGGCGCGGTCTCGGTCGCCGCCGCTGTGCGCATCGAGGGCACGGTGGCCGCCGACTTAGCGCCACCCGGCCCGCTGGTGCGCATCGAACACCCGACCGGCACCTTCGAGGTGGCCGTTGACGTCGACGGCACGCGCGTCAACGCGAGCAGCGTCATCCGCACCGCCCGCAAGCTGTCCGACGGCCTCGTCTGGCCCCGCACCGGAAAGGCCACCGGATGACTCACGACCCCGACCGCCGCCGCGACATCGCACACGTCGGCCCGGTCGAGCTCTTCACACCCCTGCTCGATGAATCGCGTGATTTCTTCGTCAACCAGATGGGCCTGCGCGAGGTGCATCGTGACGCGACGTCGGTCTACCTGCACACCTGGGACGACTACCAGTCGTGGACTCTCCGGCTGATCCAGCGCGAAACAGCCGGCATCGGCCGCACCTATCTGCGAGCCGCGAGCCCTGAGGCCCTCGACCGGTTGATGGCATCGACGGGCCCCCGTCGCACGGTCACCGACGCGCGCGGCCTGGGTGAGGTGCACCTCGTCACCGACCCCGACGGGCACGAACTCGGCGTCTACTGGAACGTCGAGTGGTATCGCGCCGACAACAGCGACCGCCCGGCCCTGAAGAACCAGGCGGCCGCCTATCCGGGTCGCGGTGCCAACCTGCGCCGGCTCGACCACGTCAACTACCTGACCGCCGACGTGCCGGCCACCGCCGCGTTCCTCAGCGACACCCTCGGCGCCCGCTGCACCGAGCAGATCGTCAAAGACGACGGCACCCCGCAGGCGATCTGGTATTCGCTCGGCAACAAGACCTACGACCTGGTCTACACCGAAGACTGGACCGGCAGCCGCGGCCGCCTGCACCACATCGCGTTCGCCACCGACACGCGCGAAGAGATCCTGCGCGCCGCCGACGTCTGCCTCGACGCTGGTGTGCACATCGAGACCGGGCCACACAAACACGCGATCCAGCAGACCTTCTTCCTGTACGTATGGGAGCCCGGCGGCAACCGCATCGAGCTGTGCAACGCCGGTGCGCGGTTGATCCTCGCGCCCGACTGGAAGACCATCAGTTGGACCCGGGAAGAGCGGGCCAAGGGCCAGGCGTGGGGCCTGAAGACCATCGACACGTTCCACACCCACGGCACCCCGGTGGTGCCGCACCCATGATCATCGACTGCCACGGCCACTAAACGACCACGCCCGCCGGGTCGATCCGCGACTGCGCTAGGCGTTCTCGGCTTCCTTGACCACCCGGTCGATGCGGCGGTCCGGGACGATCCAGAGCACCGCGCCGGCGACGAAGCACATCAGGGCGACGATCACGCCGGCCTGCCCGAGCAGCAGGGCGCTGAGGATCCCGGCGAGGTAGAGGCCGGCCGAGATCTTGCCCTTGGCGTCGTTGCCGATGGCCCGGAGCAGCGGCGACTCCGGGCCCTGCTGGCGGATGATCACCGCTTGCAACACGAAGTAGGCGACGGCGGCGCCGACCAGGCTCAGGCCGTAGACGACCACCGGGGTCTGCGCGAACCGCGACTCGTCGAGCCAGGCCGTGGTGAACGGGAACAGCGAGAGGGTGAACAGCAACCCCAGGTTGGCCCAGAGCACTCCACCGCTCACCTTGCGTACGAGGTGAAACATGTGGTGGTGGTTGTTCCAGTAGATGCCCAGGTAGACGAAGCTGAGGCAGTAGGTGAGCAGGCTGACCCCGGTCGTGTCGACGAGGTCGGCCAGGTGGTGGCCCGTCGGCACCTTCAACTCCAGCACCATCACCGTGATGATGATGGCGAGCACCCCATCGCTGAACGCCTCCAGTCGGCTGGCTGGCACAGGCCCCTCCCGGGTGGTCTCGAATGTGTCACCAGTCGAGACCAGGCGGCGCGCCGATTTGTGACAGTGGTGCTAACGTCACGCATCGTGAAGCTTCTTCTCACCTCCGCCGGGGTCAAGAACGCGAGCATCCAGAACGCACTGGTCGAGTTGTTGGGCAAGCCGATCGCCGAGTCCCGTGCGCTCTGCATTCCGACCGCGGCCTACGGGAATCCCATGATCACTCCGGATGGGCCGTGGCGGTTCATCTCGGGGACGTCGCACCTGCCGATGGTCGGGCTCGGCTGGAAGTCGGTGGGAGTGCTGGAGTTGACCGCACTGCCCAGCATCGGTGCCGAACGCTGGGTGCCCTGGGTGCGCGAGGCAGACGTGTTGCTCGTCGGCGGCGGTGACGCGACTTATCTGTGCCACTGGATGCGCGAGTGCGGCCTGGCGGAACTGCTGCCGTCGCTGCCCGAGACGGTCTGGGTGGGGTTGAGCGCCGGGAGCATGGTGCTGACCCCGCGGGTCGGCAAGGAATTCGTTGAGTGGCCGGCACACGCCGGCGACGACAGCACACTGGGGATCGTCGACTTCTCCATCTTCCCGCACCTGGGAATGAACACGATGGAGGAAGCGGAGAAGTGGGTGGCCGCCATCGGGGTGCCGGGCTACGCGATCGACGACGACACGGCCATCAAGGTGACCGACGGCGAGGTCGAGGTCGTCTCCGAAGGGCAGTGGAAGTTGCTCACCCCGTGAACGTCGACGACCTTCCGGTTCTCGAACTCGCCGCGCCGGGGCCGGAGCGTGACTCCGGTGTCAGCGCGATCCTCGCCGGCACCAAGACGGCGATGACCGGTTTGCCCGCGTTCCACGAAGAAGGGCTGCCCGCGGCCGGCGACCGGTTCTGCCTCGTCGACTCCGCCGGGCGGCCGGTGGCCGTCATCGAGTTGACCAGCGTCGAGACAGAGCCGATCAGGGCCGTCACCGACGACTACGCGCATGCGGAGGGTCGCGGCTACCGCGACGCCGCCCATTGGCGTGCCGCCCACGAGGAGTTCTTCCGCAGCGAGTTCGTGGCGGCGTTCCTCGGGGGCGTGCCCGAGATCGACGACGAGACGCTCGTGGTGACGCAGCGCTTCCGCGTGGTCGACCGACCCTAGTCGATCTTGCCAATCGGTTCGCGCTTCTCCGCCTGGAAGACGTCTTCGGTGCGGCCGCGGGCCCAATAACCGGAGATCGAGATCGCGTCGCGCGGGATGTCGCGGTCACGCAGCAGGCGGCGGATCGCCTTGACGGACTCGCGTTCGCCGTGTGCGAAGACCTGCACGGGCTCCGGCCACGGCCCGCCGTCGATCGCGCGCGCGAGGAACCCCGCGTCGTCGGGGTCGGGGTTGACCAGCCAGTTGACCGTGACCTGTTCGGGGCATTTCAGGTCGACGATGTCGGCGTCGCCGCCGATCTCGATGTAGGCGGCTCCACACGC
This genomic interval from Asanoa ferruginea contains the following:
- a CDS encoding ASCH domain-containing protein, with the translated sequence MNVDDLPVLELAAPGPERDSGVSAILAGTKTAMTGLPAFHEEGLPAAGDRFCLVDSAGRPVAVIELTSVETEPIRAVTDDYAHAEGRGYRDAAHWRAAHEEFFRSEFVAAFLGGVPEIDDETLVVTQRFRVVDRP
- a CDS encoding VOC family protein, producing MTHDPDRRRDIAHVGPVELFTPLLDESRDFFVNQMGLREVHRDATSVYLHTWDDYQSWTLRLIQRETAGIGRTYLRAASPEALDRLMASTGPRRTVTDARGLGEVHLVTDPDGHELGVYWNVEWYRADNSDRPALKNQAAAYPGRGANLRRLDHVNYLTADVPATAAFLSDTLGARCTEQIVKDDGTPQAIWYSLGNKTYDLVYTEDWTGSRGRLHHIAFATDTREEILRAADVCLDAGVHIETGPHKHAIQQTFFLYVWEPGGNRIELCNAGARLILAPDWKTISWTREERAKGQAWGLKTIDTFHTHGTPVVPHP
- a CDS encoding Type 1 glutamine amidotransferase-like domain-containing protein → MKLLLTSAGVKNASIQNALVELLGKPIAESRALCIPTAAYGNPMITPDGPWRFISGTSHLPMVGLGWKSVGVLELTALPSIGAERWVPWVREADVLLVGGGDATYLCHWMRECGLAELLPSLPETVWVGLSAGSMVLTPRVGKEFVEWPAHAGDDSTLGIVDFSIFPHLGMNTMEEAEKWVAAIGVPGYAIDDDTAIKVTDGEVEVVSEGQWKLLTP
- a CDS encoding PrpF domain-containing protein is translated as MSADSDGVRCMQLRGGSSKGAYFLGADLPADPDARADLLLRIMGSPDERQIDGIGGGHPLTSKVAVVSRSTDDGADVDYLFLQVVPDRAIVTAAQTCGNLLAGVGPFAIERGLVAVSSETTEVRIRIMNPTIGYARARISTPAGRVRYAGDTVMAGTPFPAAPIEIEFPGSDRPLFPTGRLIDRFAGIEVTCVDAGMPVVLIRAKDLDLDGTELPATLEASAIRSTVEEIRRAAGPAMGLGDVTDTTVPKITIFAPPRHGGAITTRTFIPHRVHAAIGVLGAVSVAAAVRIEGTVAADLAPPGPLVRIEHPTGTFEVAVDVDGTRVNASSVIRTARKLSDGLVWPRTGKATG
- a CDS encoding TMEM175 family protein, translated to MPASRLEAFSDGVLAIIITVMVLELKVPTGHHLADLVDTTGVSLLTYCLSFVYLGIYWNNHHHMFHLVRKVSGGVLWANLGLLFTLSLFPFTTAWLDESRFAQTPVVVYGLSLVGAAVAYFVLQAVIIRQQGPESPLLRAIGNDAKGKISAGLYLAGILSALLLGQAGVIVALMCFVAGAVLWIVPDRRIDRVVKEAENA
- a CDS encoding MFS transporter, coding for MSTVTPTAETTPPPGVRAVLRAPRVPTLLAASQVGRLPLAAGPLALLLFARESVSLVLAGLVVAVYTAGMAISAPLLARAVDRWRQPPVLYGSTSLSAIGFLAVAAGGGDLAVTIVGAALAGLGTPPLEACLRALWPALVPPPAVPAAYTLDIALQEVIFVVGPLVTLAAVAIAGPPAGLVAAAACQVAGATVFALSRPVRVWRGTPAPRHWAGPLRVPRFVVLILGVSCLGAAVGSIPVAVTGYAEAAGDRGLSGWLLAAQAVGALTGGLLYTRAKTGGPARLPMLAVAFLVGYLPLLIMPGLGVMAVLIALSGVALPPVLTAVFLTTDRLAPPGTVVEAFAWIVTAFTVGSATGAALTGQLAATDLRAGFALAPVASVLGIVAMTIVYRGEAKVPASAGRP